Proteins co-encoded in one Coriobacterium glomerans PW2 genomic window:
- a CDS encoding ABC transporter permease: MGIFGRFALRSLRRNRVRTITSIVGVALSCAAITAIVTTAFCIRSALIDATARHEGTWQIVFRSLRDADLASLRRDPHVAHVSQQGEYGLAVTSRPQSAGFQRRAKPNSNSGEYLSLLSVSDANDRLSPRPDLESGRYPEKPHEIIVPNALLGMRVPALDDAPGMEDSVSIALGSVLRLQIGSRAAGANAARDDRSELSDVSDSGPLTVVGVYIADGGEAAQGGYDVFTGAGGGAAPRAFSAWITTTGLDTYEDVQRFADAFVRKSGAGARRMSTRALDRPVALHDSLLELEFNTPFSSLWTRLLIAAALLCAIVMVASSVFIFTSLAISVSERTKQFALLASLGASKRQLRRVVLAEALALTLIGVPVGVALGLLGAKMALSAGKAGMSVLFQAELNGASFSIQPVAIGLAALASLIAVALGAALPAWRACRVSPVDAVRGVRVRRKRRSARRGRVRGQAAVSRCDRVRLRIGGVPGLLAQRNRRRTGSHARVATAALTVSVAVLVVSAWLSSFMNDVLRASSRTRDGDIVLSVEQTDRVGESLETMLAELDGLQREAAGTAGVRSRGTDTIIQLNAHVDAEMLQPDVWRDAAARSPYPQVNLNFMDDAAWRRYLDALGLSVGDYCNPECPLAIALNTRLVVCDANSFAYRPVFRHTGAIDLVTRVRAHRDGLDYQGLRGDGAGGCDAVYGAADGGRTELTPSGHAILSSTPIKIAALSERAPDALASLGSSSAIEILLPLSSLPKIAASARHTSDDSADDVTSEPSALSAGALDPAPFGDETGFKRTLKTSCSFQSADAAKTERSLREIIERAGYVDAGFSFSIVNNAKVNQEGRIGLAAAQVLATSFSMLTALIAVANVFTAMSASIVLRRREFAVLRSLGMDGRMFRAMIARECATCAFRALTAGLMIATGLCYLIFWGVQPALLQLTFSLPSLFSIGQACSIVFCVTLVSVVYALRRCRSDAPVETLRDEVL; encoded by the coding sequence ATGGGCATATTCGGCAGATTCGCGTTGCGCTCGCTTCGGCGCAATCGCGTCCGCACGATCACCTCGATCGTCGGCGTCGCGTTGTCGTGCGCTGCGATCACCGCGATCGTGACGACGGCGTTTTGCATCAGATCCGCGCTGATCGATGCCACCGCTCGGCATGAGGGCACCTGGCAGATCGTGTTCCGCTCGCTGAGGGACGCCGATCTCGCCTCGCTTCGTCGCGATCCCCACGTGGCGCACGTCTCCCAACAGGGAGAATACGGTCTCGCGGTGACTTCGAGGCCACAAAGCGCGGGTTTTCAGCGGCGCGCGAAGCCGAATTCGAACTCCGGTGAGTATCTGAGTCTGCTCTCCGTCTCAGACGCGAATGACCGGCTCTCACCCCGGCCAGACCTCGAGTCCGGCCGCTATCCCGAGAAGCCGCATGAGATCATCGTTCCGAATGCGCTTCTGGGCATGAGAGTCCCCGCGCTCGACGATGCCCCCGGAATGGAGGACTCCGTATCGATCGCGCTGGGATCCGTGCTCCGGCTCCAAATCGGATCACGGGCGGCCGGGGCGAATGCCGCCCGCGACGACCGATCCGAGCTGAGCGATGTTTCAGACAGCGGTCCGCTCACCGTGGTCGGCGTCTACATCGCAGACGGCGGCGAGGCCGCGCAGGGAGGCTACGATGTTTTCACAGGGGCGGGCGGCGGTGCCGCTCCGCGCGCATTCAGCGCATGGATCACCACAACGGGCCTGGACACCTATGAGGACGTGCAGAGGTTCGCCGATGCCTTCGTGAGAAAAAGCGGCGCCGGGGCCCGACGGATGAGCACGCGGGCGCTCGACCGCCCGGTCGCGCTTCACGACTCGCTGCTCGAACTCGAATTCAATACCCCGTTCTCGTCCCTGTGGACTCGTCTCCTCATCGCTGCGGCGCTGCTTTGCGCAATCGTGATGGTCGCCTCCTCCGTATTCATCTTCACATCCCTCGCGATCTCGGTTTCCGAGCGCACCAAGCAGTTCGCGCTGCTCGCTTCATTGGGCGCATCGAAGCGCCAGCTGCGGCGCGTCGTGCTCGCCGAGGCGCTCGCGCTGACGCTGATCGGGGTTCCCGTCGGAGTCGCGCTCGGTCTGCTCGGAGCGAAGATGGCGCTGAGCGCGGGCAAGGCGGGAATGAGCGTGCTGTTCCAAGCCGAACTCAACGGCGCGTCGTTCTCCATCCAGCCGGTCGCGATCGGTCTGGCCGCCCTCGCCTCGCTCATAGCGGTTGCGCTCGGCGCCGCTCTCCCCGCTTGGAGGGCGTGCCGGGTATCGCCGGTTGATGCCGTGCGCGGTGTTCGCGTGAGAAGGAAGCGTCGCTCAGCGCGCCGGGGCCGCGTGCGAGGCCAGGCAGCCGTGTCGCGGTGCGATCGCGTGCGCCTGCGCATCGGGGGCGTCCCCGGGCTTCTCGCTCAACGCAACCGTCGTCGCACCGGAAGCCATGCGCGCGTCGCGACGGCGGCGCTGACGGTATCGGTGGCGGTCCTCGTAGTCTCGGCCTGGCTGTCCTCCTTCATGAACGACGTGTTGCGTGCCTCGTCGCGCACACGCGACGGCGACATCGTGCTGTCGGTGGAGCAGACCGACCGCGTCGGCGAATCGCTCGAGACGATGCTCGCGGAGCTCGATGGGCTTCAGCGAGAGGCCGCCGGCACCGCAGGGGTCCGCTCACGGGGCACCGATACGATCATCCAGCTGAACGCGCATGTCGATGCGGAGATGCTGCAACCCGATGTCTGGCGGGACGCGGCGGCGAGATCCCCCTATCCGCAGGTCAATCTCAACTTCATGGATGACGCCGCATGGAGAAGATACCTCGACGCGCTCGGCCTGTCCGTCGGCGACTACTGCAACCCCGAGTGTCCCCTGGCGATAGCATTGAACACGAGATTGGTCGTTTGTGACGCCAACAGCTTCGCGTATCGCCCCGTCTTCAGGCACACGGGTGCCATCGACCTCGTCACCCGTGTGCGCGCCCACCGCGACGGCTTGGACTATCAGGGCCTCAGGGGGGACGGCGCGGGCGGGTGCGACGCCGTGTACGGCGCGGCCGATGGCGGCAGAACCGAGTTGACACCGTCCGGTCATGCGATTCTGTCGAGCACTCCGATCAAGATCGCAGCACTGAGCGAGCGAGCACCCGATGCGCTGGCGAGTCTTGGCAGCTCGAGTGCGATCGAGATCCTCCTGCCGCTCTCAAGTCTGCCGAAGATCGCCGCCTCGGCTCGGCACACGTCTGATGATTCGGCGGACGATGTCACATCTGAACCGTCCGCCCTCTCCGCAGGCGCGCTCGATCCGGCACCGTTTGGAGATGAGACCGGCTTCAAACGCACGCTGAAGACGAGCTGCTCCTTTCAATCCGCCGACGCCGCCAAGACCGAGCGCTCGCTGCGCGAGATCATCGAGCGGGCCGGCTATGTCGATGCGGGATTCTCCTTTTCTATCGTCAACAACGCGAAGGTCAATCAGGAGGGGCGCATCGGGCTCGCGGCGGCGCAGGTGCTCGCCACAAGCTTCTCCATGCTCACGGCGCTTATCGCGGTCGCGAATGTGTTCACTGCGATGAGCGCTTCGATCGTGCTTCGCCGACGCGAATTCGCGGTGCTGCGCTCGCTGGGCATGGACGGTCGAATGTTTCGCGCGATGATCGCGCGCGAATGCGCGACCTGCGCATTCCGGGCGCTGACGGCGGGCCTTATGATCGCGACCGGACTATGCTATCTGATCTTCTGGGGAGTGCAGCCCGCCCTCTTGCAGTTGACGTTCTCGCTGCCCTCGCTGTTCTCCATCGGTCAGGCCTGTTCGATCGTCTTCTGCGTCACACTGGTCTCCGTCGTCTACGCTCTGCGCCGATGTCGCTCGGATGCGCCGGTGGAGACCTTGCGTGATGAGGTGCTCTGA
- a CDS encoding sensor histidine kinase, giving the protein MLLRNRELTGFVLAYAAIAIAVCALAAGIDGPPAALWAGAAALAVGVLVAAETRARYRAIARMTSELERVLHGGRSLDIDHMSEGELAVLSNELSKMVARLNLTADRLGRERMALADALADISHQLKTPLTSLSITTELVRKRLVQRGGCSQEVERLHVIERLQLHIEQLVSSLLKLARLDAGAVELARQPVDVERLVAIAFEPLAVAYDIADVSFEHDIAAGTTFAGDLSWTAEAVTNILKNCMEHTPPGGRVRIRAWEDTLGCRITIEDNGTGISSGDLPHIFERFYRGSDSVSPGHGEGLSQVNPVGVGIGLSLAKSLITAQDGTIKASNIDESRHEGRGARFEITFFKSVV; this is encoded by the coding sequence ATGCTGCTGCGCAACAGGGAGCTCACAGGATTCGTTCTCGCGTACGCCGCCATCGCGATCGCGGTGTGCGCCTTGGCCGCAGGCATCGACGGTCCGCCGGCGGCGCTATGGGCGGGCGCTGCGGCGCTGGCCGTCGGGGTTCTCGTCGCCGCCGAGACCCGAGCGCGCTACCGCGCTATCGCCCGCATGACCTCCGAGCTTGAGCGCGTGCTGCACGGAGGTCGCAGCCTGGATATCGATCACATGAGCGAAGGCGAGCTCGCTGTCCTCTCCAACGAGCTGAGCAAGATGGTCGCGCGACTGAATCTGACAGCCGATCGTCTCGGGCGGGAGCGCATGGCGCTCGCCGATGCGCTCGCCGACATTTCGCATCAGCTGAAGACGCCGCTCACCTCGCTGTCTATCACCACAGAGCTCGTTCGCAAACGGCTTGTCCAGCGCGGCGGATGCTCTCAGGAGGTCGAACGTCTGCATGTGATCGAGCGGCTGCAGTTGCACATCGAGCAGCTCGTGTCGAGTCTTCTCAAACTCGCCCGACTCGATGCGGGCGCCGTCGAGCTCGCGCGGCAGCCCGTTGATGTCGAGCGGCTCGTGGCCATCGCCTTCGAGCCGCTCGCCGTCGCCTACGACATCGCCGATGTGAGCTTCGAGCATGATATCGCAGCTGGAACCACGTTTGCAGGCGATCTGTCGTGGACGGCTGAGGCCGTGACCAACATCCTCAAGAACTGCATGGAGCACACCCCGCCGGGCGGACGCGTTCGCATTCGAGCCTGGGAGGATACCCTGGGCTGCCGAATCACGATAGAGGACAACGGGACGGGCATATCCAGCGGGGATCTCCCCCATATCTTCGAGCGCTTCTATCGCGGCAGCGATTCGGTATCGCCCGGGCATGGGGAGGGTCTCAGCCAAGTCAACCCGGTTGGCGTCGGCATCGGGCTCTCCCTTGCCAAAAGCCTCATCACCGCGCAGGACGGCACCATCAAGGCAAGCAACATCGATGAGTCTCGCCACGAAGGTCGTGGCGCGCGCTTCGAGATCACCTTCTTCAAATCAGTCGTATAG